One segment of Gemmatimonadales bacterium DNA contains the following:
- a CDS encoding universal stress protein yields the protein MELVVAADASEPSRVAIRTALRWGARAGARTTILSVGEPRATPALAAIGGAEAAFGRSLVSEGIDRWLQSELDREPTWAAPACAAAVGVPSIEIARFAEEAKADLLVLGRKERSAATRLLVGDTADAVARRSTVPFLFVPGPLGVPERLLVALDGTERGYRVYPAARRIADAIGAALDVVTVEPARGDEPPELAASVPSARSLSLAESLGGDGAALRIRRGAAVREILAEIDATGARTLVVGYRRGGPPGVLEAGSVARQLAHRAPCAVLGIPL from the coding sequence ATGGAGCTCGTAGTCGCCGCGGACGCGTCGGAGCCGAGCCGGGTCGCGATCCGGACGGCGCTCCGCTGGGGGGCGCGCGCGGGCGCGCGGACGACGATCCTCAGCGTGGGCGAGCCGCGCGCGACGCCGGCGCTCGCGGCAATCGGCGGGGCGGAAGCCGCCTTTGGCCGGAGCCTCGTGTCCGAAGGTATCGACCGCTGGCTGCAATCGGAGCTCGACCGCGAGCCAACGTGGGCGGCGCCGGCCTGCGCGGCCGCGGTGGGCGTCCCGAGCATCGAGATCGCGCGGTTCGCCGAGGAGGCGAAAGCCGATCTGCTGGTGCTCGGACGGAAGGAGCGCTCCGCGGCGACGCGCCTTCTCGTCGGCGACACCGCCGATGCCGTGGCCCGGCGGAGCACCGTCCCCTTCCTCTTCGTCCCGGGCCCGCTCGGCGTTCCCGAGCGGCTGCTCGTGGCGCTCGACGGGACCGAGCGCGGCTACCGGGTGTACCCGGCCGCCCGGCGGATCGCGGACGCGATCGGCGCCGCGCTGGACGTCGTCACGGTCGAGCCGGCCCGCGGCGACGAGCCGCCGGAGCTCGCCGCGTCGGTGCCGTCGGCCCGCAGCCTGAGCCTGGCAGAGTCATTGGGCGGCGACGGCGCCGCGCTCCGGATCCGCCGCGGTGCAGCGGTGCGCGAAATCCTCGCGGAAATCGACGCGACCGGCGCGCGCACGTTGGTCGTCGGATATCGCCGGGGCGGGCCGCCGGGCGTGCTCGAGGCGGGGAGCGTCGCGCGCCAGCTTGCCCACCGCGCGCCATGCGCGGTGCTCGGGATTCCGCTCTGA
- a CDS encoding plastocyanin/azurin family copper-binding protein: protein MTLAVLAACGGQRPADAPSDTPAAPAAAAEPAAVPTGKVIEVKAISDDQGNYFSPKEIEAHPGDLLRFTLVSGVHNVHFAAEKNPGAEGLPPASEMLQLPGQTLDIPVNLKPGEYHFQCDPHAALGMTGELEVED from the coding sequence ATGACCCTGGCAGTCCTCGCCGCCTGCGGCGGTCAAAGGCCGGCGGACGCCCCATCCGACACGCCCGCCGCGCCGGCGGCGGCGGCAGAGCCGGCGGCGGTGCCCACCGGCAAGGTGATCGAGGTGAAGGCGATCAGCGACGACCAGGGAAACTACTTCTCGCCGAAAGAGATCGAAGCCCATCCGGGCGACCTGCTCCGGTTCACGCTGGTGAGCGGCGTGCACAACGTGCACTTCGCGGCCGAGAAGAATCCGGGCGCCGAGGGGCTGCCCCCCGCGAGCGAGATGCTGCAGCTCCCCGGCCAGACGCTCGACATCCCCGTCAACCTGAAGCCTGGCGAGTACCACTTTCAATGCGACCCGCACGCGGCGCTCGGCATGACGGGCGAGCTCGAGGTCGAGGACTGA
- a CDS encoding response regulator transcription factor — MKVLVVEDDRKVAGFIEQGLKEEGHVVDVAPDGDEATMLAHVYEYDVILLDVVLPKKNGFQVATELRREGRRTPILMLTSRDATEDVVRGLDAGADDYLSKPFRFDELLARLRALHRRGGAERLDVLRYGPVTLDRLRHRATARDKPLDLTPKEFQLLEHFLLHPEEVVRRTTLLEKVWDMHFDPESNVVDVHVGNLRRKLSATSGEPLIQTVRGVGFSLRRGADPAEEAAGA; from the coding sequence ATGAAGGTTCTCGTGGTCGAGGACGACCGGAAGGTCGCGGGCTTCATCGAGCAGGGCCTCAAGGAGGAAGGCCACGTCGTCGACGTGGCGCCCGACGGCGACGAGGCGACGATGCTGGCGCACGTGTACGAATACGACGTCATCCTGCTCGACGTCGTCCTCCCCAAGAAGAATGGCTTCCAGGTTGCCACCGAGCTCCGGCGCGAGGGGCGCCGGACCCCCATCCTCATGCTCACCTCGCGCGACGCGACCGAGGACGTGGTGCGCGGCCTCGATGCCGGCGCCGACGACTACCTGTCCAAGCCGTTCCGCTTCGACGAGCTGCTCGCCCGCCTTCGCGCGCTGCACCGCCGCGGCGGCGCCGAGCGACTCGACGTGCTCCGCTACGGTCCCGTCACCCTCGACCGCCTGCGCCACCGCGCCACCGCGCGCGACAAGCCGCTGGACCTCACACCCAAGGAGTTCCAGCTCCTCGAGCACTTCCTGCTCCATCCGGAGGAGGTCGTGCGGCGCACCACGCTGCTCGAGAAGGTGTGGGACATGCACTTCGATCCCGAGAGCAACGTCGTGGACGTCCACGTCGGCAATCTCCGGCGCAAGCTTTCGGCGACGTCCGGCGAGCCCCTCATCCAGACGGTGCGCGGTGTGGGCTTCAGTCTTCGCCGGGGAGCCGATCCGGCGGAGGAGGCGGCCGGCGCGTGA
- the nosZ gene encoding Sec-dependent nitrous-oxide reductase: MSRVAGLTVALAVAGLAGCGGIKPVPPGQHAMATADVRNAALATYIKPGDLDTYYLFYSGGHSGQVYVAGVPSMRHIATIPVFAPYPGTGYGYDEESRRMLGGFTWGDVHHPALSKTDGDYDGRWLFVNDNANNRIARIDLRDFKTRQILGPIPNTMGNHGSSMVTNNTEYVLVATRFSVPWASEYAPLEEYATKFHGAVTGIRIDPKDGTMSVGWQIMTPPFDWDLGATGKGASDGWAFWTSYNSERATGKLEQTASRKDRDYIAVVNWKAAEQAMRAGKTAPVVGVPMIDPAKVPGVMYLLPCGKSPHGVDVDPSGDYVICSGKLQPTSTVFSFARIRDAIARREFSGNEDGIPVIRYESALMLEVPVGLGPLHTQFDGKGYAYTSLYVESAIAKWKLPPYAPGVDPKSLVVDKIPVQFNVGHLVVAGGDTRHPQGTYLVAMNKMSRGRHLNVGPSIPESSQLIDITGEKMTMIYEAYTDPEPHFAQLVRREVLKPIEFYPKEESRDPNAVWQPKDAKVTRNAATHTVEGKVYAIRSFYEPSRIQVQEGDTVILHITNAEQERDEIHGFGITAFDRNVVVDPGETKTVKLVARKSGVYPYYCTNFCSALHQEMQGYLEVVPAGRMMALYTGNQGEMHAAPPRDLAVQEETQ, from the coding sequence ATGTCCCGCGTCGCAGGATTGACCGTTGCGCTCGCCGTGGCCGGTCTGGCCGGCTGCGGCGGCATCAAGCCGGTTCCCCCGGGTCAGCACGCCATGGCGACGGCCGACGTCCGGAACGCCGCTCTCGCCACGTACATCAAGCCGGGTGATCTGGACACCTACTATCTGTTCTACTCCGGCGGCCACTCCGGCCAGGTGTACGTGGCGGGCGTGCCGTCGATGCGCCATATCGCCACGATTCCGGTGTTCGCTCCCTATCCGGGCACCGGGTATGGGTACGACGAAGAGAGCCGGCGGATGCTCGGCGGCTTCACCTGGGGCGACGTGCACCATCCGGCGCTCTCCAAGACCGACGGCGACTACGACGGGCGCTGGCTCTTCGTCAACGACAACGCGAACAACCGGATCGCGCGGATCGACCTGCGCGACTTCAAGACCCGGCAGATCCTCGGGCCCATCCCGAACACGATGGGCAATCACGGCTCGTCCATGGTCACCAACAACACGGAGTACGTGCTGGTCGCGACCCGATTCTCGGTGCCGTGGGCCTCGGAGTACGCGCCGCTCGAGGAGTACGCGACGAAGTTCCATGGCGCGGTTACCGGCATCAGGATCGACCCGAAGGACGGCACGATGAGCGTCGGGTGGCAGATCATGACGCCGCCGTTCGACTGGGACCTGGGCGCCACGGGCAAGGGCGCCTCCGACGGGTGGGCGTTCTGGACGTCGTACAACTCCGAGCGCGCCACCGGCAAACTGGAGCAGACCGCATCCCGCAAGGATCGGGACTACATCGCCGTGGTGAACTGGAAGGCGGCGGAGCAGGCGATGCGGGCCGGCAAGACCGCCCCGGTGGTCGGCGTCCCGATGATCGACCCGGCCAAGGTGCCCGGAGTCATGTATCTGCTGCCCTGCGGGAAGAGCCCGCACGGCGTGGATGTGGATCCGAGCGGCGACTACGTCATCTGCTCCGGCAAGCTCCAGCCCACGTCGACGGTCTTTTCGTTCGCCCGGATCCGGGACGCCATCGCCCGGCGGGAGTTCAGCGGCAACGAAGACGGCATTCCGGTGATCCGGTACGAGTCGGCGCTGATGCTGGAGGTGCCGGTGGGCCTCGGTCCGCTGCACACCCAGTTCGACGGGAAGGGCTACGCCTACACGTCGCTCTACGTCGAGAGCGCGATCGCCAAGTGGAAGCTCCCGCCCTACGCCCCGGGCGTCGATCCAAAGTCGCTCGTGGTGGACAAGATTCCGGTGCAGTTCAACGTCGGACACCTGGTGGTGGCCGGCGGGGATACGCGGCACCCCCAGGGCACTTACCTCGTCGCGATGAACAAGATGTCGAGGGGACGGCACCTCAACGTCGGGCCCTCGATTCCGGAGAGCTCGCAGCTCATCGACATCACCGGCGAAAAGATGACGATGATCTACGAGGCGTACACCGATCCCGAGCCGCACTTCGCGCAGCTGGTACGCCGCGAGGTCCTCAAGCCGATCGAGTTCTACCCGAAGGAGGAGAGCCGCGATCCCAACGCGGTCTGGCAGCCGAAGGACGCGAAGGTGACGCGGAACGCCGCCACGCACACCGTCGAGGGGAAGGTGTACGCGATCCGGAGCTTCTACGAGCCCAGCCGCATCCAGGTGCAGGAGGGCGACACCGTGATCCTCCACATCACCAATGCGGAGCAGGAGCGGGATGAGATCCACGGATTCGGCATCACCGCGTTCGACCGGAACGTCGTGGTGGACCCCGGCGAGACCAAGACGGTGAAGCTCGTCGCGCGGAAGTCCGGGGTGTACCCCTATTACTGCACCAACTTCTGCTCGGCGCTGCACCAGGAGATGCAGGGCTACCTCGAGGTGGTGCCGGCGGGGCGGATGATGGCGCTCTACACCGGCAACCAGGGTGAGATGCACGCGGCACCGCCGCGGGACCTGGCGGTGCAGGAGGAGACGCAATGA
- a CDS encoding cbb3-type cytochrome c oxidase subunit I, producing MNPLVRRYLKTAIVFLLLGLLLGGWMIVRRELYGRYPTPYLVSAHTHLLLVGFVLMMVMGVALWMFPRPAREDVRYRPELAGLAYWLVTASTAVRAFGEVTRTAVGSAGARWAVALAGIGQIAGLAVFFYNLWPRIRSPGARAREERPGP from the coding sequence GTGAATCCGCTCGTCCGCCGCTATCTCAAGACCGCAATCGTGTTCCTCCTTCTGGGCCTCCTGCTCGGCGGCTGGATGATCGTTCGCCGCGAGCTCTACGGGCGGTATCCGACGCCCTATCTCGTGAGCGCGCACACGCACCTGCTGCTCGTCGGGTTCGTGCTGATGATGGTGATGGGGGTGGCGCTCTGGATGTTTCCGCGGCCGGCGCGGGAGGACGTGCGCTACCGGCCCGAGCTCGCAGGGTTGGCCTACTGGCTCGTGACCGCGTCCACGGCGGTGCGCGCCTTCGGCGAGGTGACGCGGACAGCGGTTGGCAGCGCGGGCGCGCGCTGGGCGGTCGCGCTCGCCGGGATCGGCCAGATTGCGGGGCTTGCGGTGTTCTTCTACAACCTTTGGCCCCGGATCCGCTCGCCCGGCGCCCGCGCGCGGGAGGAGCGGCCGGGGCCGTAG
- a CDS encoding ATP-binding protein — MPTRTPDAPISADAARARLEKLVAAGALLASELSLHGVLEQTVNIAAEVIGARYAAIGVLAPDGRLLESFTTHGITPEERALIGPPPKGHGILGLVIREARVIRLPDLTRHPDSYGFPPHHPPMHSFLGAPIVGRRGIFGNLYLTEKLGGGEFTDDDERVIVLLAAQIAAAVENARLHEDSARLLEEVQQLHRLRERFFAMVNHELRNALAATYGWAEMLVRKKDPTTVPAAAFEVLDSAEQAVKLINDLLDLSRLDEDRLRPVIRAVDPTAVVRRAIGRVTPAAEARRSTLATEFAPELPTCRTDASRLEQILVNILGNAIRHAPEATEVCISAAAAGGMIVFSIEDQGAGIAPDDVERIFDIYVTRATDEGHGVGLGLPLSRRLARLLGGELRAVARPGRGGCFVLELPAGASE, encoded by the coding sequence ATGCCCACCAGAACTCCCGACGCACCGATCAGCGCCGACGCCGCGCGGGCACGGCTCGAGAAGCTCGTGGCCGCAGGCGCGCTCCTCGCCTCGGAGCTTTCGCTCCACGGGGTGCTGGAGCAGACCGTCAACATCGCGGCCGAGGTGATCGGCGCGCGGTACGCCGCCATCGGCGTGCTGGCGCCCGACGGCAGGCTGCTGGAGAGCTTCACCACCCACGGCATCACGCCGGAGGAGCGGGCCCTGATCGGGCCGCCGCCCAAGGGACACGGCATCCTGGGTCTCGTGATCCGCGAGGCGCGGGTCATCCGGCTTCCCGACCTCACGCGGCATCCGGACTCCTATGGATTTCCGCCCCACCATCCGCCCATGCACTCGTTTCTCGGCGCGCCCATCGTCGGAAGGCGGGGAATCTTCGGCAATCTCTATCTCACCGAGAAGCTGGGCGGCGGCGAGTTCACCGACGACGACGAGCGCGTCATCGTGCTGCTCGCCGCGCAGATCGCGGCCGCCGTGGAGAACGCGCGGCTGCACGAGGACAGCGCGCGCCTGCTGGAGGAAGTGCAGCAGCTCCACCGGCTGCGGGAGCGCTTCTTCGCCATGGTGAACCACGAGCTGCGGAACGCGCTCGCCGCGACCTACGGCTGGGCCGAAATGCTGGTGCGCAAGAAGGACCCGACGACGGTGCCCGCCGCCGCGTTCGAGGTGCTCGATTCGGCCGAGCAGGCGGTGAAGCTCATCAACGATCTGCTCGACCTGAGCCGGCTGGACGAGGACCGGTTGCGGCCGGTGATCCGCGCGGTGGACCCCACCGCCGTCGTGCGGCGCGCCATCGGCCGCGTCACGCCGGCCGCCGAGGCGCGGCGCTCCACGCTCGCAACAGAGTTCGCGCCGGAGCTTCCGACCTGCCGCACCGATGCCAGCCGGCTCGAGCAGATTCTGGTGAACATTCTCGGTAATGCGATCCGCCACGCGCCCGAAGCCACCGAGGTGTGCATTTCCGCGGCCGCGGCCGGAGGCATGATCGTGTTCTCCATCGAGGATCAGGGAGCCGGCATCGCGCCGGACGACGTCGAGCGGATTTTCGACATCTACGTCACCAGGGCCACCGACGAGGGACATGGAGTGGGGCTCGGCCTGCCGCTGTCTCGCCGGCTGGCCCGGCTGCTCGGCGGCGAGCTCCGCGCCGTCGCGCGGCCCGGACGGGGCGGCTGCTTCGTGCTCGAGCTGCCTGCGGGCGCGAGCGAATGA
- a CDS encoding DUF2231 domain-containing protein — translation MNLVHVHLMLTHVPVLGVLFGTLVLLAAVPRRNDTLRRTALVVFVIAGIAAWATYLTGEPAEHAVEHVPGISEAIIDRHEDAALVATIGATILGLIALAGLVLYRAGRAIANGFAGLSLVAGIAVTALMIWTANLGGQIRHPEIRSGAQVVAPADSPDRD, via the coding sequence ATGAACCTGGTCCACGTCCACCTCATGCTGACCCACGTCCCCGTGCTCGGCGTGCTGTTCGGCACGCTCGTCCTGCTCGCCGCCGTCCCGCGTCGCAACGACACGCTCCGGCGGACGGCGCTGGTCGTCTTCGTGATCGCGGGCATTGCGGCGTGGGCGACGTACCTCACCGGCGAGCCGGCGGAGCACGCCGTCGAGCACGTGCCCGGCATCAGCGAGGCGATCATCGATCGCCATGAAGATGCGGCGCTCGTCGCGACGATCGGGGCCACGATCCTCGGCCTCATCGCATTGGCCGGGCTGGTCCTTTATCGGGCCGGCAGGGCCATCGCGAACGGCTTTGCCGGCCTTTCACTCGTGGCCGGCATCGCCGTGACCGCCCTGATGATCTGGACCGCCAACCTCGGCGGGCAGATCAGGCACCCCGAGATCCGGTCGGGCGCGCAGGTCGTCGCGCCCGCCGACTCGCCCGACCGGGACTGA